Proteins found in one Triticum urartu cultivar G1812 chromosome 4, Tu2.1, whole genome shotgun sequence genomic segment:
- the LOC125552570 gene encoding strigolactone esterase D14, translating into MLRSTHPLSPSSSSSSGGGGSGGSSPAPASSSGEAMVGGAPSGAKLLQILNVRVVGTGERVVVLSHGFGTDQSAWSRVLPYLIREHRVVLYDLVCAGSVNPDHFDFRRYNNLDAYVDDLLAILDALRIPRCAFVGHSVSAMIGILASIRRPDLFAKLVLIGASPRFLNDSDYHGGFELEEIQQVFQAMSANYEAWAKGYAPLAVGADVPAAVQEFSRTLFNMRPDISLHVCQSVFKTDLRGVLGMVQAPCVVVQTTRDVSVPANVAAYLRAHLGGRTTIEPLPTEGHLPHLSAPSLLAQVLRRALARF; encoded by the exons ATGCTCCGGTCCACGCATCCCCTCAGccccagcagcagcagcagcagcggcggcggcggcagcggaggtAGCAGCCCGGCCCCGGCGTCCAGCTCCGGCGAGGCGATGGTGGGGGGCGCGCCGAGCGGGGCGAAGCTGCTGCAGATCCTGAACGTGCGGGTGGTGGGCACCGGCGAGCGCGTGGTGGTGCTGTCGCACGGCTTCGGCACGGACCAGTCGGCGTGGAGCCGCGTGCTGCCGTACCTCATCCGCGAGCACCGCGTGGTGCTCTACGACCTCGTCTGCGCCGGCAGCGTCAACCCGGACCACTTCGACTTCCGCCGCTACAACAACCTGGACGCTTACGTGGACGACCTGCTCGCCATCCTCGACGCGCTCCGCATCCCGCGCTGCGCCTTCGTCGGCCACTCCGTCTCCGCCATGATCGGCATCCTCGCCTCCATCCGCCGCCCCGACCTCTTCGCCAAGCTCGTCCTCATCGGCGCCTCGCCTAG GTTCTTGAACGACAGCGACTACCACGGCGGGTTCGAGCTGGAGGAGATCCAGCAGGTGTTCCAGGCGATGTCGGCCAACTACGAGGCGTGGGCCAAGGGGTACGCGCCGCTGGCGGTGGGCGCGGACGTGCCGGCGGCGGTGCAGGAGTTCAGCCGGACGCTGTTCAACATGCGGCCGGACATCTCGCTGCACGTCTGCCAGAGCGTGTTCAAGACGGACCTCCGCGGCGTGCTGGGCATGGTGCAGGCCCCCTGCGTGGTGGTGCAGACCACCCGCGACGTCTCCGTGCCGGCCAACGTCGCCGCCTACCTCAGGGCCCACCTCGGCGGGCGCACCACCATCGAGCCCCTGCCGACGGAGGGCCACCTCCCCCACCTCAGCGCCCCCAGCCTCCTCGCCCAGGTGCTCCGCCGCGCGCTCGCCCGGTTCTAG
- the LOC125554091 gene encoding uncharacterized protein LOC125554091, translated as MDGDGFDVWGSQPSASGPATHAGLDLNSQAPASEGFPGLGLYGAFLQSDDDELLPGRVRGSGLPPYRPPYARRLNFGGTSSAATGRGGGNGGVFLDGSSSGAGGGVRQRANSAATTPSRRNQCSRTAFSGGDVR; from the coding sequence ATGGACGGAGACGGCTTCGACGTGTGGGGTTCGCAGCCGTCGGCAAGCGGCCCCGCTACCCATGCTGGTCTTGACCTCAACTCGCAAGCGCCGGCGTCGGAGGGGTTCCCCGGGCTTGGGCTCTACGGAGCCTTCCTCCAGAGCGACGATGATGAGCTTCTCCCTGGGCGCGTCAGAGGCTCCGGGCTCCCTCCCTATCGCCCACCCTACGCCCGGCGACTGAACTTCGGCGGCACCTCGTCGGCAGCAACCGGACGCGGAGGAGGAAACGGTGGTGTGTTCCTCGACGGGTCATCGTCGGGGGCAGGCGGCGGTGTTCGGCAGCGCGCCAACTCGGCCGCCACGACCCCCAGCCGCCGTAACCAATGCAGCAGGACGGCGTTCAGTGGTGGTGACGTTCGGTAG